The DNA window ACTGAGGCTGTGCCGGAGTTGCTCCTCTCCCTGCCCCAAGCTGGTGATGAGCGTTAAACGAGGATGTTGCATCGCAGGGGGTTGGATGACAGCGGTTTCACTGAGCGTTTCGACCAACTGCCAGACCCAACAGCCCGCCGCTAAGGCAGACTGACAGCCCGCGGGTGAATCCTCAAAGACCCAGCATTCACGGGGAGACAACCCCAGCCTTTGGGTTGCCAGCAGATAGGGATCAGGAGCTGGTTTTCCTGCACGCAGGTCCATGTCATCGCCCAACACACGGCTTTGAATTAAATCCAACCAAGGGTGGCCAGAGATTTTGTAGAGAAGGGATGCCTCCTTGCTGCTGGTGACCAGCACCATGGGCAAATGCTGGGAACTGCAAAACCGGATCAGTTGCTCAGCGCCCGGAACCGCTGGAGCCTCAGCGACTAAACGCTTGGCAATGGGCTCCCGCGCTTTCAGGAGTTGCTCCGCTGAAACCGACTGCTGCAACCATGAGCAAACCAAGTTGGCATTATCATCTCGGCGACGTCCCTTGAGCTGTTGAAGTTGCTGCGTCGAGAGGGATCCGTTGAAGCACGCTGCCGCTGCTTTCCAAGCCTCTGCCTGCAACGGTTCGGTATCCAGCAGGAGACCATCAAGATCAAACAGGCATGCTTTTGGCGCTGACAAAGATCCAGCCTTTGGCATCGTTGCCTGATCACTGTTCTGTGGATTCTGACAACGCGACTGGTGCGGATGCAGAAAGCGTCGATAGTGTTGTGCTGTCAGTGCATTTGAGCAGCAGGCGATGAGTGAGGGTTCCACCATTGAGAGCGTGCTTCAAGAACAACGGGTCTTTGAGCCACCAGCGGATCTCGCCAGGGATGCGCGAATTTCTGGGATGGAGTCCTATCGCGCTCTAGCTGAAGCGGCCAAATCTGATCCAGACACGTTCTGGGGAGACGCGGCACGGCGTGAACTGCACTGGTTTGAACCGTTTCACACCGTTCTCGACTGGGACAACCCTCCCTTTGCGCGCTGGTTTGAGGGGGGAACGACCAATCTTTCCTACAACTGTCTTGACCGACATCTCAATGGACCCAAGGCCAATAAGACAGCCCTGATCTGGGAAGGCGAGCCAGGAGATGTGCGCACCTTCACCTACCAGGAGCTGCATGCTGAGGTGTGCCGTGCGGCCAACGCCCTCAAGGCCATGGGAATTGGCAAAGGCGACCTTGTCGCTCTGTACATGCCCATGGTGCCGGAGGCCGCCATCGCGATGCTGGCCTGTGCGCGCATTGGTGCTCCTCACTCCGTGGTGTTTGGTGGCTTCTCAGCGGAAGCCCTGCGTGATCGCCTGATCGATGGTGAAGTGAAAGCGGTGATCACCGCTGATGGCGGTTTCCGTAAGGACAAGCCCGTGTCGCTGAAGCCTGCGGTGAATGCAGCGCTTGCCGATGGTGCTTGCCCAACGGTGAAGTCAGTGCTCGTCGTGAAACGCACCGACCAACCGGTGGAGATGGTGCCTGGGCGAGATCAGTGGTGGCACGAAATCGTCGCCAATCAATCCGAAGCCTGCATCGCTGAGCCGATGGCGAGCGAAGACAGGTTGTTTGTGCTCTAC is part of the Synechococcus sp. WH 8016 genome and encodes:
- a CDS encoding HAD family phosphatase; this encodes MPKAGSLSAPKACLFDLDGLLLDTEPLQAEAWKAAAACFNGSLSTQQLQQLKGRRRDDNANLVCSWLQQSVSAEQLLKAREPIAKRLVAEAPAVPGAEQLIRFCSSQHLPMVLVTSSKEASLLYKISGHPWLDLIQSRVLGDDMDLRAGKPAPDPYLLATQRLGLSPRECWVFEDSPAGCQSALAAGCWVWQLVETLSETAVIQPPAMQHPRLTLITSLGQGEEQLRHSLSTDG